The following proteins come from a genomic window of Planctomycetota bacterium:
- the recA gene encoding recombinase RecA — MVATSVKASSNGNGTADRKGNSVAKISTDSREAALERAVSQIEKAFGKGSIMRLDDDPANLPPGLSTGSISLDLALGGRGIPVGRICEFYGPESSGKTTLALHVVAAAQKKGGVAAFIDAEHALDPSWARRLGVNLEALLVSQPDTGEQAMEICELLVRSNSVDVIVVDSVAALIPQAEIDGEMGDTQVGLQARLMSKAMRKLTGAIAKSKCTVIFINQLREKIGVMFGNPETTPGGRALKFYSSVRLDIRRTSQIKEGDNAVGNRTRVRVVKNKVAPPFRTAEFDIMFDEGISASGDLLDLAVEEKVIDKSGAWFSYGDVRLGQGRENAKTFLRENPDLFEEVRKGVMDKKGITLKRTGEITIAADDDEAPDSDD, encoded by the coding sequence ATGGTAGCCACCAGCGTTAAAGCATCGTCCAATGGCAACGGCACCGCCGACCGAAAGGGCAATTCCGTGGCGAAAATCAGCACCGATTCCCGTGAAGCCGCCCTCGAGCGGGCCGTGTCGCAGATCGAAAAGGCCTTCGGCAAGGGTTCGATCATGCGCCTCGACGACGACCCGGCCAACCTCCCGCCGGGCCTCTCCACCGGGTCGATCAGTCTCGACCTCGCCCTCGGCGGCCGCGGCATCCCCGTCGGACGCATCTGCGAGTTCTACGGCCCCGAATCCAGCGGTAAGACCACGCTTGCCCTCCATGTTGTTGCCGCCGCTCAGAAAAAGGGCGGTGTCGCCGCCTTCATCGACGCCGAGCACGCCCTCGACCCGTCGTGGGCCCGCCGGCTCGGCGTGAACCTCGAAGCCCTGCTCGTCAGCCAGCCCGACACGGGCGAACAGGCCATGGAAATCTGCGAACTGCTCGTCCGCTCCAACAGCGTGGACGTCATCGTCGTCGACTCCGTCGCCGCCCTGATTCCGCAGGCGGAAATCGATGGCGAAATGGGCGATACGCAGGTCGGCCTTCAGGCCCGGCTCATGAGCAAAGCCATGCGCAAACTCACCGGCGCCATCGCCAAGAGCAAGTGCACCGTCATCTTCATCAACCAGCTCCGCGAAAAGATCGGCGTCATGTTCGGCAACCCCGAAACGACCCCCGGCGGCCGGGCCCTGAAGTTCTACTCCTCCGTCCGCCTCGACATCCGCCGCACCAGCCAGATCAAGGAAGGCGACAACGCCGTCGGCAACCGCACGCGCGTCCGCGTCGTGAAAAACAAGGTCGCGCCGCCGTTCCGCACCGCCGAGTTCGACATCATGTTCGACGAAGGCATCAGCGCCTCCGGCGACCTGCTCGATCTGGCCGTCGAAGAGAAAGTCATCGACAAGAGCGGCGCATGGTTCAGCTACGGCGACGTCCGCCTGGGCCAGGGCCGCGAAAACGCCAAGACCTTCCTCCGCGAAAACCCCGATCTCTTCGAGGAAGTCCGCAAGGGCGTCATGGACAAGAAGGGCATCACCCTCAAGCGCACCGGCGAAATCACCATCGCCGCCGATGACGACGAAGCACCCGACTCTGATGATTGA